The following is a genomic window from Branchiostoma lanceolatum isolate klBraLanc5 chromosome 10, klBraLanc5.hap2, whole genome shotgun sequence.
TTCGGGTGCGCACACACCCCTACTTCGGGTGCGTCAACAACCCTACTTTGGCTGCGCTGTACACACCAGAGTGTGTAAAGCTTACACCCCTACCCGGAGGGTCCCTTTACAAGGTCAAGGTTAAGTAGATATTAGCTGTGTGCGCACCCAAAGTAGGTGTGTTTTGCTCATTGcacctgtcggccacggtatcATTACCATGTAAAATGTAAACGTACAGCCGTCTACTCTGAAATAAACCATCAAGCCTTACTTCATTTTGGTAACCATCTGTCCCGACAATCTTCATTGTGGCCACGGTGGTGACGTCAGTACAGACgaactgcgcatgcgcgacGTAGCTCTGGCCAGGTAAGGGATCTCGGGGGTTGATGTCCACCGAGGAGATCACGTGACCGCTGCCAGAGGCAATGCTGAAGGCAGGCAGTGTTTGGTTGGCGTTTCCAGGTGACACGACCTTTCCAGGTGCGGAGACTTCCTCCCCACTCGAGAACACGGCCTTCGGGACAACAAGCACCGGCTCCGGCGTAAAGGAGTCAACGGTTCCCGTCACCTAATATGGTAGTTGAAACAAGAGATGTCTTTTAAAAAGTACAAAGATAGATAAAGGTGAACAGGAAACGCAGCGGGGGCGTCGCACAGGTAAAGCCCcggttatgcttcggtcccattgccaatccggggcccggtcgggctgtctgagaaaacgaaaaataaaaaaaatgcctatcaagaaaatacacaatatatggttggtagaaatttgttttcgttttgtgtcttttgttgtgttttatatcatattttctattcccgcaagctgcccggccgggccccagatTGGAAATGGAACCGAAGTATTACACGTAGCCGAACATAGCCTCCCGACTTTCAAAACTATTCCCTATAGACAACATGGGCGGACACATCAAAAGGCTTATTGTTTATATCTCAAGATCATGTACCTTCTGACAGAGATCAGTGGCTTCCTCCTCCGCTGCATTGAAGCCAATGGCGTCGCAGAACATTTGAACGGCGCCGAAGCCTCCCGAGCAAGCGGCCATGACAAGAGCACTTTCAGCGCCTGTAAGAACAGAAATGATAGACTTATAAGTATACGTACATGTTATAGTATCCATGCATTAGAGCA
Proteins encoded in this region:
- the LOC136443616 gene encoding uncharacterized protein, producing the protein MAACSGGFGAVQMFCDAIGFNAAEEEATDLCQKVTGTVDSFTPEPVLVVPKAVFSSGEEVSAPGKVVSPGNANQTLPAFSIASGSGHVISSVDINPRDPLPGQSYVAHAQFVCTDVTTVATMKIVGTDGYQNEVQCAGAISECTLHVPGAQELVVDVVTISLHAGALPAVSREYVIVF